In Oncorhynchus nerka isolate Pitt River linkage group LG26, Oner_Uvic_2.0, whole genome shotgun sequence, one DNA window encodes the following:
- the arf2a gene encoding ADP-ribosylation factor 2 produces MGNMFAGLFKNLFGKKEMRILMVGLDAAGKTTILYKLKLGEIVTTIPTIGFNVETVEYKNISFTVWDVGGQDKIRPLWRHYFQNTQGLIFVVDSNDRERVNEAREELTRMLAEDELRDAVLLVFANKQDLPNAMNAAEITDKLGLHSLRQRNWYIQATCATSGDGLYEGLDWLSNQLKNAK; encoded by the exons ATGGGGAACATGTTTGCAGGCCTGTTTAAGAATCTCTTTGGTAAAAAAGAGATGCGGATTCTGATGGTGGGGCTGGATGCTGCCGGCAAGACCACCATCCTGTACAAGCTCAAACTGGGAGAGATCGTCACCACAATCCCTACCATCG gTTTTAACGTTGAGACGGTAGAATACAAGAACATCAGCTTCACAGTGTGGGATGTGGGCGGTCAGGACAAGATCAGGCCTCTGTGGCGGCACTACTTCCAGAACACCCAAG GTCTGATCTTTGTGGTGGACAGTAACGATAGGGAGAGAGTGAACGAGGCGCGGGAGGAGCTGACAAGGATGCTGGCTGAGGACGAGCTGAGAGACGCTGTGCTGCTTGTGTTCGCTAACAAACAG GACCTCCCCAACGCTATGAACGCAGCGGAGATCACAGACAAGCTGGGCCTGCACTCCCTGCGCCAGCGTAACTGGTACATCCAGGCCACCTGCGCTACCAGCGGGGACGGCCTCTACGAGGGCCTCGACTGGCTCTCCAACCAGCTAAAGAACGCAAAATGA